The Sesamum indicum cultivar Zhongzhi No. 13 linkage group LG1, S_indicum_v1.0, whole genome shotgun sequence genome includes a window with the following:
- the LOC105171418 gene encoding uncharacterized protein LOC105171418: protein MNPSKIEEAILHHLGPPPLHHQQFMGPHPSIDDDAFSLPEIDLFHHDGDDDDDVSHTSSDAEVPHPPSSDGVPSLNPNLPNPPFVAHNKRPIQRPSMHVSPEPHISAQFYTFNKESHALMTQCLVEGRLATPEEIRAATPPPVLSSWRSVWKDRNEDTAYLTAWKRIQDKLTVHAAEPAATITGNQSHFLCFKNNSNQFVSHVDQWQDIVMSFHGDADFKHLGLKETIDKIKQVWTVGTKFYGTPESYIRTCVAACPVCSDESSGCAPRSKRRRFEYTESFEVPAKEVPVKLQQLAAKHKVVLCIRQKYIRYKPVMAEVKDYACHRAGEPVSKKSRILKREPYTSKRCGCGFRIRAIVPISNYNEKDKTFVYEEEGTAVFKLYALHSGHEPGPLDGNARIMHRIVGHKGGFLMDHETLNGMAEEGENDNFGFLGKDTGQLQHSVLKQLQELRNELGLLEGRVQKIPPQLLDSVSRELFDIVNTLRNVADDGSKSVRLLSGKQHLDDLLVVEHDLADWGDDHHARIYGDGKDADVIEDDEDSFGRTLGEVASWDQMRMEDQNEKDLLGETCKEEKWLKCGGFGEKGILGCSNPKAPKSLRHDQAINLDVGLASVQMDGFYPENPRWFDPPCGLDPGAGYSDGGFQHGEIV, encoded by the coding sequence ATGAATCCCAGCAAAATCGAGGAGGCTATACTCCACCATCTCGGCCCCCCTCCTCTGCACCATCAACAGTTTATGGGCCCCCACCCCTCCATTGACGATGACGCCTTCTCCCTCCCCGAAATCGACCTCTTCCACCACGACGGCGACGACGACGATGACGTCAGCCACACCTCGTCGGACGCCGAAGTCCCACATCCCCCGTCCAGTGACGGGGTGCCCTCTCTAAACCCTAATTTGCCGAATCCTCCCTTCGTCGCCCATAACAAGAGGCCAATTCAGCGCCCCTCGATGCATGTTAGCCCAGAGCCCCACATTTCCGCCCAATTCTACACCTTCAATAAGGAATCCCATGCCCTAATGACTCAATGCTTAGTTGAAGGCCGGTTAGCGACGCCGGAGGAGATACGCGCCGCCACTCCCCCGCCGGTGCTCTCCAGCTGGCGGTCAGTGTGGAAGGATCGCAATGAGGATACTGCATATTTGACGGCCTGGAAGCGCATCCAGGACAAGCTTACCGTACACGCGGCGGAACCCGCTGCCACTATCACCGGTAATCAGAgtcattttctttgtttcaaGAACAATTCCAATCAATTTGTCTCGCACGTTGATCAGTGGCAGGACATAGTCATGTCATTTCACGGTGATGCGGATTTTAAACACCTAGGATTGAAAGAAACTATAGACAAAATTAAGCAGGTGTGGACTGTAGGCACCAAATTTTATGGCACTCCTGAAAGCTATATTAGGACTTGTGTTGCTGCCTGCCCAGTGTGCTCAGACGAGTCTTCTGGGTGTGCGCCCAGGTCTAAGAGGCGTAGGTTTGAGTATACAGAGTCTTTTGAAGTGCCTGCCAAGGAAGTGCCCGTTAAGTTGCAACAGTTGGCTGCAAAGCATAAGGTCGTGTTGTGTATACGGCAGAAGTATATTAGGTACAAACCAGTTATGGCTGAGGTTAAGGATTATGCGTGCCACAGGGCTGGCGAGCCAGTCTCAAAAAAATCACGGATTTTGAAAAGAGAACCATACACGTCAAAgcggtgtgggtgtgggtttCGTATAAGGGCGATAGTTCCAATATCAAACTATAATGAGAAGGACAAGACATTTGTCTACGAGGAAGAGGGCACAGCTGTCTTTAAGCTGTACGCGTTGCACTCAGGACATGAGCCAGGGCCATTGGATGGCAATGCAAGGATTATGCACCGAATCGTTGGGCATAAGGGGGGATTTTTGATGGATCATGAGACACTCAATGGCATGGCTGAGGAAGGGgaaaatgacaattttggGTTCTTGGGGAAGGATACTGGACAATTACAGCATTCAGTTCTAAAGCAGCTGCAGGAATTGAGGAATGAATTGGGGTTGCTTGAGGGTAGGGTTCAGAAAATCCCGCCCCAGCTGTTGGATTCTGTGTCACGTGAGCTCTTTGACATTGTGAATACACTAAGAAACGTAGCAGATGATGGCTCGAAATCCGTTCGATTGTTATCAGGGAAGCAGCATCTGGATGATTTGTTGGTGGTGGAACATGATTTGGCAGATTGGGGTGATGATCATCACGCTAGGATCTATGGGGATGGAAAGGATGCAGATGTTATCGAAGATGATGAGGACAGCTTTGGCAGAACTCTTGGGGAGGTTGCTTCTTGGGATCAGATGAGAATGGAGGACCAGAATGAGAAGGATCTGCTTGGTGAGACTTGTAAAGAAGAGAAGTGGTTAAAATGTGGTGGGTTTGGCGAAAAGGGCATTCTTGGCTGCAGCAATCCTAAGGCGCCCAAGTCCTTAAGGCATGATCAGGCAATTAATCTGGATGTTGGTCTGGCCAGTGTACAAATGGATGGCTTCTATCCTGAAAACCCAAGGTGGTTTGACCCTCCTTGTGGACTGGACCCTGGAGCTGGTTATAGTGATGGTGGATTCCAACATGGGGAGATTGTTTAG
- the LOC105171434 gene encoding LOB domain-containing protein 19 translates to MCPYLNSHNKQQNSNKQTPFSLNKNHHLFFSLPSTDQTPTTTHLLLITTTMSNGGAAGPCGACKFLRRKCVRGCIFAPYFDSDQGTAHFAAVHRVFGASNASKLLLRIPPHRRLDAVITLCYEALARVRDPVYGCVAHIFTLQQQVVNLQAELAYIQARISTLQRSPLPPPQHPCLSSPNIRTSSELAGNSSCLQTGIFDPSQSEETSPEMVSFCNAVDQEVEDIGDLQSLAREYVSRYFPGVRFRPPTSQ, encoded by the exons atgtgtCCGTACTTGAACTCACACAACAAACAGCAAAATAGCAACAAACAGACCCCtttttctctaaataaaaaccatcatcttttcttttctttgccCTCCACAGACCAAACACCAACAACGACACACCTTCTTCTAATTACTACAACAATGAGCAACGGCGGCGCTGCAGGGCCTTGTGGTGCCTGCAAGTTCCTTCGAAGGAAGTGCGTTAGGGGTTGCATTTTTGCACCCTACTTCGACTCCGACCAAGGCACCGCCCACTTCGCCGCCGTGCACAGGGTGTTCGGTGCTAGCAACGCCTCCAAGTTGCTGCTCAGAATTCCGCCGCACCGCCGCCTCGACGCCGTCATCACCCTCTGTTATGAGGCACTTGCTAGGGTTAGAGACCCCGTTTATGGCTGTGTTGCCCACATTTTCACTCTCCAACAacag GTTGTCAATCTCCAGGCCGAACTGGCGTACATCCAGGCACGTATATCAACCCTACAACGTTCGCCATTACCACCCCCTCAGCACCCATGTCTTTCCTCACCCAACATTCGGACCTCCTCAGAGCTTGCGGGCAACTCTAGTTGTCTGCAAACGGGCATCTTCGATCCCTCCCAGTCTGAGGAAACATCTCCGGAGATGGTTAGTTTTTGTAACGCAGTCGATCAAGAAGTGGAAGATATTGGCGATCTCCAGTCTCTGGCCAGGGAATATGTTTCCAGGTATTTTCCAGGGGTTAGATTCAGGCCTCCAACTTCACAGTGA
- the LOC105174234 gene encoding LOB domain-containing protein 18, which yields MSTTAKVGGSSTAAGGGGSSSGSGGGGGGGGGGGGPCGACKFLRRKCVAGCIFAPYFDSEQGAAHFAAVHKVFGASNVSKLLHHIPVQKRLDAVVTICYEAQSRLRDPIYGCVAHIFALQQQVVNLQTELSYLQAHLAALELPTPPPATPQHQPQPCESES from the exons atGAGTACTACTGCTAAAGTGGGTGGCAGCAGCACGGCGGCCGGAGGTGGAGGAAGCAGCAGTGGGAGCggtggcggtggcggtggtggAGGAGGTGGTGGGGGGCCATGTGGAGCATGCAAGTTCTTGAGGAGGAAGTGTGTGGCTGGCTGCATATTCGCGCCGTATTTCGACTCGGAGCAAGGTGCGGCGCATTTCGCGGCAGTGCACAAGGTGTTTGGAGCCAGCAATGTGTCGAAACTCCTCCACCACATCCCGGTCCAGAAGCGGCTCGACGCGGTGGTCACCATTTGTTACGAGGCTCAGTCCCGCCTCAGAGACCCCATCTACGGCTGTGTGGCTCACATATTTGCTCTTCAACAGCag GTGGTGAATCTGCAAACAGAACTCTCCTACTTACAAGCCCACCTCGCGGCTCTGGAGCTTCCAACTCCGCCACCAGCAACGCCGCAGCACCAGCCGCAGCC TTGTGAATCCGagtcataa
- the LOC105171444 gene encoding brefeldin A-inhibited guanine nucleotide-exchange protein 2, which produces MASSEADSRLTQVLIPAFDKIIKNASWRKHSKLAAECKSVIEHLNSPNQNPTPASPPGSPSAQSDLDGSSHPGVLLDLSLSDSDIILSPLINALSSNYIKVAEPALDAVQKLIAHGYLHGEADPSGGPEAKLLSKLIDSSCKCHDLGDENMELLVIKALLSAVTSVSLRIHGDCLLQVVKTCYDIYLSSKNMVNQTTAKASLVQMLVIVFRRMEADSSTVPLQPIVVAELMEPVEKADVDGSMTMFVQGFITRIMQDIDGVFSPSTPTGGVGSGVGAHDGAFETKTSTVEGTNPADLLDSTDKDMLDAKYWEISMYKTALEGRKGELADGEVERDDDLEVQIGNKLKRDAFLVFRALCKLSMKTPPKDAAADPQAMKGKIVALELLKILLENAGAIFRTSERFLDAIKQYLCLSLLKNSASTLMIVFQLSCSIFISLVSRFRAGLKAEIGVFFPMIVLRVLENVAQPNFQQKMTVLRFLEKLCVDSQILVDIFLNYDCDVNASNIFERMVNGLLKTAQGVPPGVPTTLQPPQDVAMKLEAMKCLVAILKCMGDWMNKQLRIPDSHPLKKFDAADNSSDSETPTLVNGNEDDTVAGSDTHSEASSEVSDVSMLEQRRAYKLELQEGISLFNRKPKKGIEFLINANKVGNSAEEIAAFLKNASGLNKTLIGDYLGEREELSLKVMHAYVDSFDFQGMEFDEAIRVFLQGFRLPGEAQKIDRIMEKFAERYCKCNPKAFTSADTAYVLAYSVIMLNTDAHNPMVKNKMSAEDFIRNNRGIDDGKDLPEEYLRSLFERISRSEIKMKDDNLSIQQKQSVNSNRVLGLDSILNIVIRKRGYDSMETGDDLMRHMQEQFKEKARKSESIYYPATDVVILRFMVEACWAPMLAAFSVPLDQSDDEVVIALCLEGFRSAIHVTAAMSMKTHRDAFVTSLAKFTSLHSPADIKQKNIDAIKAIVAIADEEGNYLQDAWEHILTCLSRFEHLHLLGEGAPPDATFFALPQNELDNSKQARSNILPVLRKKGHGKIHNAASAVRRGSYDSAGIGGNVAAGITSEQMNNLVSNLNMLEQVGEVNRIFIRSQKLNSEAIIDFVKALCKVSMDELRSTSDPRVFSLTKIVEIAHYNMNRIRLVWSKIWQVLSDFFATIGCSENLSIAIFAMDSLRQLSMKFLEREELANYNFQNEFMKPFVIVMRKSSAVEIRELIIRCVSQMVLSRVNNIKSGWKSMFMVFTTAAYDDHKNIVLLAFEIIEKIVRDYFPYITETETTTFTDCVNCLIAFTNTRFNKEISLNAIGFLKFCASKLAEGDLGKETSEKVSPSSPQKGKEIKVDNGEPTEKVDHLYLWFPLLAGLSELSFDPRPEIRKSALQLLFDTLRNYGQHFSLALWEKVFESVLFRIFDDARRAVDPSDNSPRRVPNGDIEELDEDAWLYETCTLALQLVVDLFVNFYDTVNPLLRKVLMLLVSFIKRPHQSLAGIGIAAFVRLMSNAGELFPEDKWFEVVSSLREAAKETLPDFSFVLDEDGQIWAQEEDMNGNNHDESAETITSNDDSDNNLRRHRLYAAISDVKCRAAIQLLLIQAVMEIYSMYRAQLSVKNTVILFDAVRAVAFHAHKINSDSALRPKLQELGSMTQMQDPPLLRLENESYQICLTLLQNLVLDRPPSYDESEVESYLVNLCQEVLQFYIDVAYTGQIPDSSSVDGRPHWMIPVGSGRRRELAARAPLIVATLQAICSLGDSSFEKNLSCFLPLLSTLISCEHGSNEVQVALSDMLNSSVGPVLLRSC; this is translated from the exons ATGGCTTCTTCGGAAGCCGATTCCCGCTTAACCCAAGTTCTAATCCCGGCGTTCGATAAGATCATCAAGAACGCGTCCTGGCGCAAGCATTCCAAACTCGCCGCTGAGTGCAAATCCGTTATCGAACACCTCAATTCACCTAACCAAAACCCTACCCCTGCTTCACCCCCTGGCTCACCCTCCGCCCAGTCTGATCTTGACGGGTCATCCCATCCCGGCGTTCTCCTTGATCTCTCCCTGTCCGATTCCGATATCATTCTCAGTCCTCTTATCAATGCTCTCTCTTCAAACTACATCAAAGTCGCTGAGCCTGCTCTTGATGCAGTGCAGAAATTGATTGCACATGGATATTTACATGGTGAAGCGGACCCAAGCGGAGGTCCGGAAGCGAAATTGCTCTCCAAATTGATTGATTCCTCATGCAAATGCCACGATTTGGGGGATGAAAATATGGAGTTGTTGGTGATCAAGGCGCTTCTATCCGCCGTTACTTCAGTGTCGCTGCGAATACACGGTGATTGTTTGTTGCAAGTGGTGAAGACTTGTTACGATATTTACCTGAGTAGTAAGAATATGGTGAATCAGACCACTGCAAAAGCGTCGTTGGTTCAGATGTTAGTTATCGTGTTCCGGAGAATGGAGGCTGATTCGTCCACCGTGCCATTGCAGCCTATTGTAGTGGCAGAGCTGATGGAACCAGTGGAGAAGGCGGATGTGGATGGTTCCATGACAATGTTTGTTCAGGGTTTTATTACTAGGATAATGCAGGATATCGATGGAGTTTTTAGCCCCAGTACGCCCACTGGTGGTGTGGGATCAGGGGTTGGGGCGCATGACGGGGCATTCGAGACTAAGACCTCAACAGTCGAGGGCACGAATCCAGCAGATTTATTGGACTCAACAGATAAGGATATGCTCGATGCAAAGTACTGGGAGATCAGCATGTATAAGACGGCATTAGAAGGAAGGAAAGGTGAGTTGGCGGATGGAGAGGTGGAAAGGGATGATGATTTGGAGGTTCAGATTGGAAATAAGTTGAAACGTGAtgcttttttggtttttcggGCTTTGTGTAAGCTCTCAATGAAGACTCCACCCAAGGATGCCGCAGCAGATCCTCAGGCAATGAAGGGGAAGATCGTGGCGCTGGAGTTGCTCAAGATTCTCTTGGAGAATGCGGGGGCAATATTTAGGACTAGTGAAAG ATTCTTGGATGCTATAAAGCAGTACTTGTGTCTGTCACTGTTGAAGAACAGTGCTTCAACCCTTATGATTGTTTTCCAGCTTTCTTGCTCAATATTTATAAGTCTGGTATCACGATTTAGAGCGGGACTAAAAGCGGAAATTGGAGTATTTTTCCCTATGATAGTCCTCCGAGTATTAGAAAATGTTGCACAACCAAATTTTCAGCAGAAGATGACAGTCCTTCGGTTTCTGGAGAAGCTGTGTGTTGATTCACAGATCTTGGTGGACATATTCCTTAACTATGACTGTGATGTTAATGCTTCAAACATATTTGAGCG GATGGTCAATGGACTACTTAAAACTGCTCAGGGGGTCCCACCTGGTGTTCCAACTACGCTTCAGCCTCCACAGGATGTTGCCATGAAGCTAGAGGCTATGAAATGCTTGGTTGCTATCTTAAAGTGCATGGGTGACTGGATGAACAAACAATTGAGAATTCCAGATTCTCACCCCTTGAAGAAATTTGATGCTGCTGACAATAGTTCTGATTCTGAAACTCCAACTTTGGTAAATGGCAATGAAGATGACACAGTTGCAGGATCAGATACTCACTCTGAAGCCTCCAGTGAAGTTTCTGATGTTTCAATGCTGGAGCAGCGGCGTGCCTATAAGCTTGAACTTCAG GAAGGTATCTCTCTTTTCAACCGGAAACCCAAGAAAGGTATCGAGTTCCTCATAAATGCAAATAAGGTCGGGAACTCGGCGGAAGAGATAGCAGCTTTCCTTAAAAATGCATCTGGTTTAAATAAAACTCTGATTGGTGACTATTTGGGTGAAAGGGAAGAACTATCGTTGAAAGTGATGCATGCTTATGTGGATTCCTTTGATTTCCAAGGCATGGAGTTTGACGAGGCGATCAGGGTCTTCCTTCAGGGCTTTAGACTGCCTGGTGAGGCACAGAAGATCGATCGTATCATGGAAAAGTTCGCTGAAAGGTACTGCAAATGTAACCCAAAGGCCTTTACAAGTGCTGACACGGCCTATGTGCTTGCCTACTCTGTTATAATGCTGAACACTGATGCTCATAACCCTATGGTCAAGAACAAG ATGTCAGCAGAAGATTTTATAAGGAACAATCGCGGGATTGATGATGGAAAAGATCTACCAGAGGAGTACTTGAGGTCATTGTTTGAACGGATATCAAGAAGTGAGATTAAAATGAAAGATGATAATCTGTCCATCCAACAGAAGCAGTCCGTGAACTCGAATAGAGTTTTGGGTTTAGATAGTATACTGAACATTGTGATTCGTAAGCGAGGGTACGACAGTATGGAGACCGGAGATGACCTCATGAGACACATGCAGGAACAGTTCAAAGAAAAAGCTCGCAAGTCAGA GTCAATTTATTATCCTGCTACAGATGTGGTGATTCTCAGATTCATGGTTGAGGCATGTTGGGCTCCGATGCTGGCCGCCTTCAGTGTTCCTCTTGACCAAAGTGATGATGAAGTTGTAATAGCCCTATGTTTGGAAGGCTTTCGCAGTGCAATCCATGTTACTGCAGCAATGTCAATGAAAACTCATCGAGATGCTTTTGTGACATCATTAGCAAAATTTACTTCACTCCACTCACCTGCAGATATTAAACAGAAAAACATTGATGCAATCAAG GCTATAGTCGCCATAGCAGATGAGGAAGGGAATTATTTACAGGATGCCTGGGAACATATTTTAACATGTCTTTCACGGTTTGAACATTTGCATCTCCTGGGTGAAGGTGCTCCACCCGATGCCACTTTCTTTGCACTTCCTCAGAATGAATTGGATAATTCTAAACAAGCCAGGTCAAATATTCTTCCTGTCCTAAGAAAGAAAGGACATGGGAAGATTCACAATGCAGCTTCTGCTGTGAGGCGGGGTTCATATGATAGTGCTGGAATCGGCGGTAATGTGGCTGCTGGAATTACATCTGAACAGATGAATAACTTGGTCTCTAACCTAAACATGTTGGAACAAGTTGGTGAAGTAAACCGCATATTCATACGGAGCCAAAAGCTAAACAGTGAGgcaataattgattttgtcAAGGCTCTTTGCAAGGTATCAATGGATGAACTGCGATCTACATCTGATCCACGGGTTTTCAGCCTTACAAAGATAGTTGAGATTGC GCACTACAACATGAACCGCATTAGGCTTGTCTGGTCAAAAATTTGGCAAGTACTCTCTGATTTTTTCGCCACCATTGGCTGTTCAGAAAACCTGTCAATTGCAATATTTGCAATGGACTCTTTACGCCAGTTATCAATGAAATTCTTGGAGAGAGAAGAGTTGGCTAATTATAACTTTCAGAATGAGTTTATGAAGCCTTTTGTAATAGTGATGCGCAAGAGTAGTGCTGTTGAAATCAGAGAATTGATTATCAGGTGTGTTTCTCAGATGGTGTTATCTCGTGTGAATAACATTAAGTCTGGATGGAAGAGCATGTTCATG GTCTTCACGACAGCTGCTTATGACGACCATAAGAATATTGTCCTCCTGGCCTTCGAAATAATTGAGAAGATTGTGCGTGATTATTTCCCATACATCACCGAAACTGAAACTACCACTTTCACTGACTGCGTGAATTGTCTTATTGCATTCACCAATACTAGATTCAACAAAGAAATAAGTCTTAATGCAATTGGTTTCTTAAAGTTTTGTGCTTCGAAACTTGCTGAAGGAGATCTGGGCAAGGAAACTTCTGAAAAGGTTTCTCCATCTTCACCtcagaaaggaaaagaaataaaagttgaCAATGGGGAACCCACAGAAAAGGTGGACCATCTCTATTTATGGTTTCCTTTGTTGGCAG GTTTGTCGGAACTGAGCTTTGATCCAAGGCCTGAAATTAGGAAGAGTGCCCTACAACTGCTCTTTGATACTTTACGCAACTACGGCCAACATTTTTCGTTAGCCTTGTGGGAAAAGGTGTTTGAATCTGTCCTGTTTAGAATCTTTGATGATGCTCGACGCGCTGTTGATCCATCCGACAACTCCCCAAGGCGTGTACCTAATGGTGACATTGAGGAACTTGATGAAGATGCATGGCTGTATGAGACATGCACGTTGGCTCTACAACTAGTTGTCgatctttttgttaatttctaTGACACTGTCAATCCCCTTCTGAGGAAAGTGCTGATGCTATTGGTTAGTTTTATCAAACGTCCTCACCAAAGCCTTGCTGGTATTGGTATTGCTGCTTTTGTTCGCTTGATGAGCAATGCTGGGGAGTTATTTCCTGAAGACAAGTGGTTTGAGGTGGTTTCATCCCTCAGAGAAGCAGCCAAGGAAACGCTTCCTGATTTTTCCTTTGTACTCGATGAAGATGGTCAAATCTGGGCCCAGGAAGAAGATATGAACGGAAATAATCATGATGAATCTGCTGAGACAATAACCTCCAATGATGATTCAGATAATAACTTGAGGCGACATCGCCTGTATGCTGCTATATCTGATGTCAAGTGCCGAGCTGCCATTCAGCTTTTACTAATACAG GCTGTAATGGAGATCTATAGCATGTATCGAGCTCAATTATCAGTGAAGAACACTGTTATCCTCTTCGATGCAGTGCGAGCTGTGGCATTTCACGCTCACAAGATAAATAGTGATTCAGCACTACGTCCAAAGCTACAAGAACTTGGGTCCATGACGCAAATGCAGGATCCGCCTCTCCTTCGCCTTGAGAATGAATCTTATCAAATTTGTCTTACATTACTACAGAATCTTGTACTTGATAGACCTCCTAGTTATGATGAGTCGGAAGTAGAGTCTTACCTTGTCAACCTTTGCCAAGAGGTGTTGCAATTCTACATTGATGTTGCATACACAGGGCAGATTCCTGACTCCTCATCTGTTGATGGGCGGCCCCACTGGATGATACCTGTAGGTTCTGGAAGACGGAGAGAATTGGCTGCACGAGCACCTCTTATTGTTGCAACTCTACAGGCTATATGTAGCTTAGGAGATTCTTCGTTTGAGAAGAACTTGTCTTGCTTCTTGCCCTTGCTTTCGACCTTGATAAGTTGTGAGCATGGGTCAAATGAGGTTCAAGTAGCCCTAAGTGATATGCTCAACTCATCAGTAGGTCCAGTTTTGCTACGGTCATGTTGA
- the LOC105171453 gene encoding probable calcium-binding protein CML23, with protein MLNSVKLCLSSQFKQASEQLLEKLSFFRSWKRRKTKKLASAHDLSWLTSSMEAFSQLKHVFKLIDTNGDGKLSPLELKQVLLSIGHEKANAQEEAEGIVREMDFDGDGFVDMDEFLIAMGTDQNQDAANGICRESEIMEAFRVFDADNNGLISAKELKSVLERLGCGKCSIKECRKMIRGVDRDGDGFVSFEEFKCMMNGGYW; from the coding sequence ATGTTAAACTCTGTAAAACTATGCTTGAGCTCACAATTCAAGCAAGCAAGCGAGCAGCTGCTTGAAAAACTCAGCTTCTTCAGAAGCTGGAAGAGAAGGAAAACCAAGAAACTAGCTTCTGCTCATGACTTAAGCTGGTTGACCTCATCCATGGAGGCCTTTAGCCAATTGAAACACGTTTTCAAGCTCATTGACACTAATGGTGATGGCAAGCTATCCCCTTTAGAGCTGAAACAAGTGCTGCTGAGCATCGGCCATGAGAAGGCAAATGCTCAAGAGGAAGCTGAAGGAATAGTGAGGGAAATGGACTTTGATGGTGATGGCTTTGTTGACATGGATGAGTTCTTGATTGCTATGGGAACTGATCAGAATCAAGATGCAGCAAACGGGATTTGCAGGGAGAGTGAGATCATGGAAGCTTTCCGGGTGTTTGATGCTGATAACAATGGCTTGATTTCTGCTAAGGAATTGAAAAGTGTTCTTGAGAGACTTGGATGTGGGAAGTGCAGTATTAAAGAGTGTAGGAAGATGATCAGAGGGGTGGATAGGGATGGTGATGGATTTGTGAGCTTCGAGGAGTTTAAGTGTATGATGAATGGTGGATATTGGTAG